A genomic region of Noviherbaspirillum sp. L7-7A contains the following coding sequences:
- a CDS encoding polysaccharide biosynthesis tyrosine autokinase, translated as MPPPKSGEEPELSSYLNLLYEQRWLITIFTVVLLLIGTGYALLATPVYEANVLIHVEEENPKESRNLLAESGSMFSMKTSASAEIELFQSRLVISRAVDKLHLDISGKPDYLPVVGKWLANYGEILPSPAWVRERGYAWGKEKIKVALMTVPDELLNREFSLTLEGKGKFRINEPESRFAASGYVGEPLSITLPNGRFELLIDSIDAWPGTRFILKHASRQVLIDDILKRMSVTEQGKQSGIIRASLVGNDPVDVTNLLGEIARSYIAQNAARKTQEADSALAFLEKQLPDMKKQLDLSEMRYSQFRNQNSTIDLGEEARIGLQQSAALKTRKIELEQKRIDMLTRFMPEHPFVKGVDAQLADVNGEIRKLAGHIRTLPQVEQELVRLSRDVKVNTELYTALLNTARQLRLTTVAKTSNVRLVDMPLMPEKPMSPNRVRIVGISLMAGLMLGVFAAFVRKALQKAIDDPAEIEQMIGVPVFAAIPHSKMQAELLANSGPGGVHMPLLARSAPTDVAIESLRSFRTVLQYTMSRQSGKVVLITGPTAGTGKSFVSANLAALLGSGGKRVLLIDGDLRNGHLHTYFGVVRQLGLAEVLAGAKRIDNVLHREVLPSVDFLSTGTLPEDSSELLMRPVLGNLLGALEAQYDVILIDSAPVLAVSDSVILGMHASAIYLLTRAGVTTAGDVSESLKQLNQAGLSANGFLFNGVPLRNRQYGYGYGRDWKVEYGTRPAVEEKQA; from the coding sequence ATGCCACCGCCGAAAAGTGGTGAAGAGCCTGAACTTTCAAGCTATCTCAATCTTCTGTACGAGCAGCGCTGGCTGATTACCATCTTCACAGTGGTGCTGCTGCTGATCGGCACAGGGTATGCGCTGCTCGCCACCCCGGTCTACGAGGCCAATGTGCTGATCCACGTGGAAGAGGAAAATCCCAAGGAGTCACGCAATCTTCTGGCTGAGAGCGGCTCGATGTTCAGCATGAAAACCAGCGCAAGCGCAGAGATCGAGTTGTTCCAGTCGCGGCTGGTGATATCGCGTGCGGTCGACAAGCTGCATCTCGACATCAGCGGCAAGCCGGATTACCTGCCAGTGGTCGGCAAGTGGCTGGCGAACTACGGAGAGATACTGCCATCGCCCGCCTGGGTCAGGGAGCGGGGTTATGCCTGGGGCAAGGAAAAGATCAAGGTCGCCCTGATGACGGTGCCGGACGAACTGCTCAATCGGGAATTCAGCCTGACGCTGGAAGGCAAGGGAAAATTCCGGATCAACGAACCCGAGAGTCGCTTTGCCGCATCCGGATACGTCGGCGAGCCGCTGTCCATTACTCTGCCAAACGGTCGCTTCGAGCTGCTGATCGACAGCATCGACGCCTGGCCGGGCACCCGCTTCATCCTGAAGCATGCGTCCCGCCAGGTACTGATAGACGACATCCTGAAACGCATGTCCGTCACAGAGCAGGGCAAGCAGTCGGGCATCATTCGCGCTTCGCTGGTAGGCAATGACCCGGTCGACGTAACCAACCTGCTGGGCGAGATCGCCCGCTCCTATATCGCCCAGAACGCGGCACGTAAGACGCAGGAGGCCGATAGCGCGCTGGCGTTCCTGGAAAAGCAGCTGCCCGACATGAAGAAGCAGCTTGACCTGTCCGAAATGCGCTATTCCCAGTTCCGCAATCAGAACAGCACTATCGACCTTGGCGAGGAAGCGCGGATTGGCCTGCAGCAGTCGGCAGCGCTGAAGACGCGCAAGATCGAGCTGGAGCAGAAGCGCATCGATATGCTGACGCGCTTCATGCCGGAGCATCCTTTCGTCAAGGGGGTGGACGCGCAGCTGGCCGACGTGAACGGCGAGATTCGCAAGCTGGCCGGGCATATCCGCACGCTGCCCCAGGTTGAGCAGGAACTGGTGCGGCTCTCCCGCGACGTGAAAGTCAACACCGAACTCTACACCGCGCTGCTCAACACCGCGCGCCAGCTGCGCCTGACCACAGTGGCCAAGACCAGCAATGTGCGGCTGGTCGACATGCCGCTCATGCCGGAGAAGCCGATGTCGCCCAACCGGGTGCGCATTGTCGGCATATCGCTGATGGCCGGCCTGATGCTGGGCGTGTTCGCGGCATTCGTGCGCAAGGCTCTGCAGAAGGCGATCGATGATCCTGCGGAAATCGAGCAGATGATAGGGGTGCCGGTATTTGCTGCCATTCCTCACAGCAAAATGCAGGCGGAACTGTTGGCCAACTCCGGCCCAGGCGGAGTTCATATGCCGCTCCTGGCGAGAAGCGCCCCCACCGACGTGGCCATCGAAAGCCTGCGCAGCTTCCGCACCGTTTTGCAGTACACGATGTCCCGGCAAAGCGGCAAGGTGGTCCTGATCACGGGACCAACCGCCGGCACCGGCAAATCGTTCGTATCGGCCAACCTGGCGGCACTGCTGGGTTCCGGCGGCAAGCGGGTGCTGCTGATCGACGGCGACCTGCGCAACGGCCACCTGCACACCTACTTCGGCGTGGTTCGGCAGTTGGGCCTTGCCGAGGTGCTGGCCGGCGCCAAGCGTATTGACAACGTGCTGCATCGCGAGGTCTTGCCCAGCGTGGACTTCCTGTCCACCGGGACGCTGCCGGAAGACTCTTCCGAGCTGCTGATGAGGCCGGTGCTGGGCAACCTGCTTGGCGCCCTCGAGGCGCAATACGACGTGATCCTGATTGACAGCGCGCCGGTGCTGGCGGTGTCCGACTCTGTCATCCTCGGCATGCACGCCTCAGCCATATACCTGCTTACGCGTGCCGGTGTCACCACGGCTGGCGATGTGTCGGAGTCGCTCAAGCAGCTGAACCAGGCCGGCCTCTCGGCAAACGGGTTCCTGTTCAACGGCGTGCCTCTGCGCAACCGGCAGTATGGCTATGGCTACGGGCGCGACTGGAAGGTGGAGTACGGCACGCGGCCGGCGGTTGAAGAGAAGCAAGCTTGA
- a CDS encoding ATP-grasp domain-containing protein, whose translation MTTRKKPFILLSEAAGILVQVLTAVHAIGPANCTVVISRETRHFSLTNMTSQSIQANFDGSDDDYLVTAINRLAMEMPDLTVIPCDCPAERVVDRIGPRLNASVIPAPNAAMLDCFDDKWEFYQFCKKHGLNVPPARLVACKQDIDFHEISGELGLPIVFKPLNQAGSAGVQVIHSEQEYQKKIVEADDYQFAPLLVQQYVRGLDIGLNLLAIHGSITAIAVQQRDFPQNFGAPIEFLSSPELENAARTICESSNYHGVMNIDARVEEKTGRVFLFESNPRFWGSLSASVWCGLNFVEACMEAAPPPPQVRRLQSGRANVHYHPMVQPALWGQALFSRHGQRRRMVRFMMGDLWTFLVQAKSLRQKVERYISSIQMHFFQIRH comes from the coding sequence ATGACAACCAGGAAAAAGCCCTTCATTCTTTTAAGCGAGGCAGCGGGTATCCTGGTACAGGTGCTGACTGCCGTTCATGCGATTGGTCCCGCCAACTGCACTGTTGTCATTTCAAGGGAAACGCGCCATTTTTCCCTTACGAACATGACCAGCCAGTCCATCCAAGCCAACTTTGATGGCAGCGATGACGATTACCTGGTTACGGCAATAAACCGATTGGCCATGGAGATGCCCGACTTGACCGTCATTCCCTGCGACTGTCCTGCCGAAAGAGTCGTGGACCGCATCGGCCCTAGACTGAACGCCTCGGTTATCCCCGCGCCGAACGCAGCCATGCTGGACTGCTTCGACGACAAATGGGAGTTTTACCAATTCTGCAAGAAGCATGGGCTCAATGTTCCGCCAGCCCGACTGGTCGCTTGCAAGCAGGATATTGATTTTCACGAGATATCAGGCGAGTTGGGGCTGCCCATCGTTTTCAAGCCGCTAAACCAGGCTGGCTCGGCAGGCGTCCAGGTGATTCATTCCGAACAGGAATACCAAAAGAAAATCGTGGAGGCTGACGATTACCAGTTCGCGCCCTTACTCGTCCAGCAGTACGTTCGAGGGCTTGATATCGGCTTGAATCTGCTGGCTATTCACGGCAGTATCACGGCCATTGCGGTCCAGCAGCGCGACTTCCCGCAAAATTTCGGCGCTCCCATCGAATTCCTTTCCAGCCCTGAGCTGGAAAACGCAGCACGCACGATTTGCGAAAGCAGCAACTACCACGGCGTAATGAATATCGATGCGCGCGTCGAGGAAAAAACCGGGCGGGTATTCCTGTTCGAGTCCAATCCCCGATTCTGGGGGAGCCTGTCGGCTTCCGTCTGGTGCGGCCTCAACTTTGTTGAAGCATGCATGGAGGCGGCACCGCCGCCGCCACAGGTACGCCGCCTGCAATCCGGCAGGGCCAATGTGCATTACCATCCCATGGTGCAACCGGCACTCTGGGGCCAGGCGCTGTTTTCACGGCATGGGCAGCGGCGGAGGATGGTCAGGTTCATGATGGGCGACCTATGGACCTTTCTTGTGCAGGCCAAATCCTTGCGTCAGAAAGTGGAGCGGTATATCAGCAGCATACAGATGCACTTTTTTCAGATCAGGCATTAA
- a CDS encoding polysaccharide biosynthesis/export family protein, with product MPTLGLATGSATASTASTATEAGGKATPASFKEITPQLLQAERMARSSQNNQDISRLTEPVAPYAIESGDVLSIVVWDHPELNNGLAPPASSPTNPSVVMPSAGFTVDHEGLIQFPYAGKIKVTGLTEEGARALLASRLARYIRDPNITIRVQSFRSKRVYIDGEVKQPGVQPINDIAMTLMEAINRAGGMLPSADQSRIILIREGVSHPIDLPQLVQRGINPSSIMLRNGDVLRIRSRDESKVFVSGEVVAPRALIMHNGRLSLNEALGEAGGINPLSGDASQVYVVRRSASEPIVYRLDAQAPGALAMAESFELDPKDLIYVAATPLTNWHRTISQIFPGALSSAVGAITPMR from the coding sequence GTGCCAACTCTGGGCCTCGCCACAGGAAGCGCCACGGCGTCCACCGCGTCCACTGCGACCGAAGCGGGAGGCAAAGCGACGCCGGCATCGTTCAAGGAAATCACGCCGCAGTTGCTGCAGGCCGAGCGCATGGCGCGCAGCAGTCAGAACAACCAGGACATCAGCCGCCTGACGGAACCGGTGGCGCCCTATGCGATCGAAAGCGGCGATGTCCTCTCCATCGTCGTATGGGACCATCCGGAACTCAACAATGGACTCGCCCCGCCGGCGAGCTCCCCCACCAACCCTTCCGTGGTGATGCCATCGGCCGGCTTCACCGTTGATCATGAAGGCCTGATCCAGTTTCCCTATGCCGGCAAGATCAAGGTCACGGGCCTGACGGAAGAGGGCGCCCGCGCCCTGCTGGCCTCGCGCCTGGCACGCTATATAAGAGACCCGAACATCACCATCCGGGTCCAGTCCTTCCGCAGCAAGCGGGTCTATATAGACGGCGAGGTCAAGCAGCCCGGCGTGCAGCCGATCAATGACATCGCAATGACGCTCATGGAAGCCATCAACCGCGCCGGCGGCATGTTGCCCAGCGCTGACCAGAGCCGCATCATCCTGATCCGCGAAGGCGTGAGCCACCCGATCGATTTGCCGCAACTGGTGCAGCGCGGCATCAATCCGTCCAGCATCATGCTGCGCAACGGCGACGTGCTGCGGATCCGTTCGCGCGATGAGAGCAAGGTGTTCGTATCGGGCGAAGTCGTGGCGCCGCGCGCTCTGATCATGCATAACGGCAGGCTCTCCCTCAACGAGGCCCTGGGCGAGGCGGGCGGCATCAATCCACTTTCCGGCGACGCGAGCCAGGTCTATGTCGTGAGGCGCTCCGCCTCCGAGCCGATCGTGTATCGCCTCGATGCCCAGGCGCCCGGCGCGCTGGCCATGGCCGAAAGCTTCGAACTCGATCCGAAGGACCTGATCTATGTTGCCGCCACGCCGCTGACAAACTGGCATCGAACCATCAGCCAGATATTCCCCGGCGCGCTTTCATCGGCCGTTGGCGCGATAACGCCAATGCGCTAG
- a CDS encoding DUF4832 domain-containing protein, producing the protein MVSMAMAQVATPTVTSDANNVYYKIPYSGTPSFVRVFVDNDHTASTGYPTGGAGSGFLIENGNLYRYAGSNGSWAWTWVKKVPYTAAGGSATISVPRADLNPTAIIDSVAQITSPTSTSAKVSTTLYVAGTTTTTTAPTAPTTTTTAPTTTTTAPTTTTTAPTTTTTAPTTTTTAPTTTTAPVSTSATTDVSYGSTSATIANPERGFYNQVNCTDNVMSQSQLTNYRTSNNQSLVMCAFLMADSVNSPLTQSKLDLLQRQFDTARAAGVKMVLRFAYNYSDNATDAPLSMMMTHMDQLKPVLARNDDVLAVVQAGFIGSWGEWGNSRNYGTGTLTSQQLADRKTILTKLMDMVPANRFVQIRTPDFKYKLVSTTALNASEAFNGSAKARLGHHNDCFLASSNDWGTYNNTSVDYPYLAAETTYLPMGGETCNYSAPRSDCPTATGEMSRFHWSYLNAGFNTTVLNNWRSQGCYEQINQKMGYRFVLKNGSFSNSAKPGGGFAVNLSLANEGYAAVYNSRPVELVLRNNSSGAVYRVALNADPRKWLPGQAISINETVTLPSGMESGNYSVLLALPDASASIKSRPEYSIQLANSNTWEASTGFNKLNHTASIAP; encoded by the coding sequence ATGGTTTCCATGGCCATGGCGCAGGTCGCCACGCCTACCGTCACCAGCGACGCCAACAACGTCTATTACAAGATCCCGTATTCCGGCACGCCCAGCTTCGTGCGGGTGTTCGTCGACAATGACCACACAGCATCGACCGGCTATCCGACCGGCGGCGCCGGATCGGGCTTCTTGATCGAGAACGGCAATCTGTACCGCTATGCCGGAAGCAACGGCAGCTGGGCCTGGACCTGGGTCAAAAAAGTGCCCTACACCGCAGCCGGCGGCAGCGCCACCATCAGCGTGCCACGCGCCGACCTGAATCCGACGGCCATCATCGACTCCGTGGCGCAAATCACATCGCCGACCTCCACCTCGGCAAAAGTGTCGACCACCCTTTACGTGGCTGGCACGACCACCACCACGACTGCGCCGACCGCGCCGACGACTACCACGACTGCGCCTACCACCACCACGACCGCGCCGACGACCACTACCACTGCGCCTACCACCACCACGACCGCGCCGACGACCACCACCACTGCGCCTACCACCACCACTGCCCCGGTCTCCACCAGCGCCACCACCGATGTCAGCTATGGTTCCACCAGCGCGACCATTGCCAATCCGGAGCGCGGTTTCTACAACCAGGTCAACTGCACCGACAACGTGATGAGCCAGTCGCAGCTGACGAACTACCGCACCTCCAACAACCAGTCTCTGGTGATGTGCGCCTTCCTGATGGCCGATTCGGTGAACTCGCCGCTGACCCAGTCCAAGCTCGACCTGCTGCAGCGCCAGTTTGACACCGCGCGCGCCGCTGGCGTGAAGATGGTGCTGCGCTTTGCCTACAACTACAGCGACAACGCCACCGACGCGCCGCTGTCGATGATGATGACGCACATGGACCAGCTCAAGCCGGTTCTGGCGCGCAACGACGACGTGCTGGCAGTGGTGCAGGCCGGCTTCATCGGAAGCTGGGGCGAGTGGGGCAACAGCCGCAACTACGGCACCGGCACGCTGACCAGCCAGCAGCTAGCCGATCGCAAAACCATCCTGACCAAGCTAATGGACATGGTGCCTGCCAATCGCTTTGTGCAGATCCGCACTCCGGACTTCAAGTACAAGCTGGTCAGCACCACCGCCCTCAACGCATCGGAAGCCTTCAACGGTAGCGCCAAGGCACGTCTGGGACACCACAACGACTGCTTTTTGGCATCGAGCAACGACTGGGGCACCTATAACAACACGTCGGTCGATTATCCCTACCTGGCCGCTGAAACCACTTACCTGCCGATGGGCGGCGAGACCTGCAACTACAGCGCGCCGCGCAGCGACTGCCCGACCGCAACCGGCGAGATGAGCCGTTTCCATTGGTCCTACCTGAACGCCGGCTTCAACACCACGGTGCTCAACAACTGGCGCAGCCAGGGCTGCTACGAGCAGATCAACCAGAAGATGGGCTACCGCTTCGTGCTGAAGAATGGCAGCTTCTCCAACAGCGCCAAGCCGGGTGGCGGATTTGCCGTCAACCTGAGCCTGGCCAACGAAGGCTATGCGGCCGTCTACAACAGCCGCCCGGTCGAACTGGTGTTGCGTAATAACAGCAGCGGCGCGGTGTACCGCGTGGCCCTCAATGCCGATCCGCGCAAGTGGCTGCCCGGCCAGGCCATCAGCATCAATGAAACCGTGACGCTGCCATCCGGCATGGAAAGCGGCAACTACAGCGTGCTGCTGGCCCTGCCCGACGCTTCGGCGTCGATCAAGAGCCGCCCGGAGTATTCGATCCAGCTAGCCAACAGCAACACCTGGGAAGCCTCGACCGGCTTCAACAAGCTGAACCACACAGCCAGCATCGCGCCGTAA
- a CDS encoding DUF4832 domain-containing protein: MPEATVAYPPSGEAFSNPERGFYQQVDCSSGPLDAARLRTYRNVLHQSLVLCAFILSDALEGPIPPSRLALFQRQMDAVRTAGLKVVLRFAYNYADNAQDAPRALVLSHLDQLAPYLERNSDVIAVLQAGFIGSWGEWANSRNYGSGNFSEENWRDRKAIFDKLLQVVPSGRMVQLRTPEFKYRLAGPGALSPEDAFQNTLSARTGHHNDCFLASDNDWGTYRAMSPASRDYLAADTSYVPMGGETCNYNPPRSDCKSALREMARFHWSYLNGHFHEAVLSAWKEQGCHAEVERRLGYRISLRHGIFDRTATAGGPMHLLLTLQNEGWAAPFNARPVELVLRSESDGVSYPVRLDADPRSWLPGRTLVLRQTVTLPRSLPPGDYALLLHLPDAAPALRGRSDYALRLSNQDIWEASTGFHQLGATVKVRQAP; this comes from the coding sequence ATGCCCGAAGCGACCGTTGCCTACCCGCCGTCCGGCGAGGCCTTCAGCAATCCAGAACGCGGCTTTTACCAGCAGGTGGACTGCAGCAGCGGACCGCTGGATGCGGCCCGGCTGCGTACATACCGCAATGTGCTTCATCAGAGCCTCGTGCTATGCGCCTTCATTCTCAGCGATGCGCTTGAAGGGCCGATACCGCCGTCGCGGCTGGCGCTTTTCCAGCGCCAAATGGATGCGGTGCGAACCGCCGGCCTGAAGGTAGTGCTGCGCTTTGCCTATAACTACGCTGACAATGCGCAGGATGCGCCGCGCGCGCTCGTGCTTTCACACCTGGATCAGCTTGCGCCCTACCTGGAGCGCAACAGCGATGTCATTGCGGTGCTGCAGGCCGGCTTCATCGGCAGCTGGGGCGAATGGGCCAACAGCCGCAACTATGGCAGCGGCAACTTCAGCGAGGAAAACTGGCGCGACCGCAAGGCCATCTTCGACAAGCTGCTGCAGGTAGTGCCGTCAGGGCGCATGGTGCAGTTGCGAACGCCGGAGTTCAAGTACCGGCTCGCCGGCCCCGGCGCCCTGTCGCCGGAGGACGCATTCCAGAACACGCTTAGCGCGCGCACCGGGCATCACAACGACTGCTTTCTTGCCTCCGACAACGACTGGGGCACCTACCGGGCAATGTCGCCGGCGAGCCGTGACTATCTCGCCGCCGACACCTCCTACGTGCCGATGGGCGGCGAGACCTGCAACTACAATCCGCCGCGCAGCGACTGCAAGTCGGCGCTGCGCGAGATGGCGCGGTTTCACTGGTCCTACCTGAACGGCCATTTCCATGAAGCCGTACTGTCGGCATGGAAGGAACAGGGCTGCCATGCCGAGGTAGAGCGGCGCCTGGGCTACCGCATCAGCCTGCGCCACGGCATCTTCGACCGCACGGCCACGGCGGGCGGGCCGATGCACCTGCTTCTGACATTGCAGAACGAAGGCTGGGCCGCGCCCTTCAATGCCAGGCCGGTGGAACTGGTCCTGCGCAGCGAGAGCGACGGCGTCAGCTATCCCGTGCGCCTCGACGCGGACCCGCGATCCTGGCTGCCCGGTCGCACCCTGGTGCTGCGCCAGACGGTCACGCTGCCGCGGTCATTGCCGCCGGGGGACTATGCGCTGCTGCTGCATCTGCCCGATGCGGCGCCGGCGCTGCGGGGCCGCAGCGACTATGCGCTGCGGCTCTCCAACCAGGATATCTGGGAAGCCAGCACCGGCTTCCATCAACTGGGGGCGACGGTGAAGGTACGGCAGGCGCCGTAG